The proteins below are encoded in one region of Sminthopsis crassicaudata isolate SCR6 chromosome 1, ASM4859323v1, whole genome shotgun sequence:
- the ARPC3 gene encoding actin-related protein 2/3 complex subunit 3 — MPAYHSSLMDPDTKLIGNMALLPIRSQFKGPAPRETKDTDIVDEAIYYFKANVFFKNYEIKNEADRTLIYITLYISECLKKLQKCNSKSQGEKEMYTLGITNFPIPGEPGFPLNAIYAKPANKQEDEVMRAYLQQLRQETGLRLCEKVFDPQSDKPSKWWTCFVKRQFMNKSLSGPGQ, encoded by the exons ATGCCG GCGTACCACTCCTCTCTCATGGACCCTGACACCAAGCTAATTGGAAACATGGCGCTCTTGCCCATTAGGAGTCAATTTAAAGGACCAGCTCCAAGAGAAA CAAAAGACACAGATATTGTGGATGAAGCTATCTATTATTTCAAAGCCAATGTCTTCTTCAAAAACTATGAAATTAAG AATGAAGCTGATAGGACATTGATCTACATAACTCTTTACATTTCTGAATGCTTAAAGAAACTCCAGAAG TGCAACTCAAAAAgccaaggagagaaagaaatgtataCATTGGGAATCACTAATTTTCCTATCCCTGGAGAGCCGGGTTTTCCTCTTAATGCCATTTATGCCAAACCTGCAAATAAGCAAGAAGATG AAGTGATGAGGGCCTACTTACAGCAGCTGCGGCAAGAGACGGGCCTGAGGCTTTGTGAGAAGGTCTTTGATCCTCAGAGTGACAAACCAAGCAAG TGGTGGACTTGCTTTGTGAAGAGGCAGTTCATGAACAAGAGTCTTTCAGGGCCTGGGCAGTGA